A part of Propioniciclava coleopterorum genomic DNA contains:
- the tatC gene encoding twin-arginine translocase subunit TatC, translated as MARLSLGWLKPPKAAPDGVMSLADHLRELRYRLIIAAIAITIAAILVAVFYDPFYRFLLEPYLQGKALILEKNNEQQVDAVLSGITSPLVLALMVCAVGGLVVSSPVWIYQIWAYLAPALLAKEKRYALAFLGAAVPLFLAGVAVGYLIMPQAIAVMLGFTPVAVGNLIYVDDFLKLMFQLMIVFGLGFIMPVIVVTLNLVGVVSAKALASARPYVLFGCAIFGAAATPGGDPFSMLALAIPMMLLFFIAELICKANDKRRAKRLGTDLVAA; from the coding sequence ATGGCCCGCCTGTCGCTGGGCTGGCTGAAACCCCCGAAGGCAGCGCCCGACGGGGTGATGTCGCTGGCCGATCACCTCCGGGAGCTGCGCTACCGGTTGATCATCGCGGCGATCGCGATCACGATCGCCGCGATCCTCGTCGCCGTCTTCTACGACCCGTTCTACAGGTTCCTGCTCGAGCCGTACCTCCAGGGCAAGGCCCTGATCCTGGAGAAGAACAACGAGCAGCAGGTGGACGCCGTCCTGAGCGGCATCACCTCCCCGCTCGTGCTCGCCCTGATGGTGTGCGCGGTCGGCGGGCTCGTGGTCAGCAGCCCGGTGTGGATCTACCAGATCTGGGCCTACCTGGCACCGGCGCTGCTCGCCAAGGAGAAGCGCTACGCGCTCGCGTTCCTGGGCGCGGCGGTGCCGCTGTTCCTGGCCGGGGTCGCCGTGGGGTACCTGATCATGCCGCAGGCCATCGCCGTGATGCTGGGGTTCACCCCCGTCGCGGTCGGCAACCTGATCTACGTCGACGACTTCCTCAAGCTGATGTTCCAGCTCATGATCGTGTTCGGGCTGGGCTTCATCATGCCGGTCATCGTCGTGACGCTGAACCTCGTCGGAGTGGTCTCCGCGAAGGCCCTGGCCTCCGCGCGACCCTACGTGCTGTTCGGCTGCGCCATCTTCGGTGCCGCGGCCACCCCCGGCGGCGACCCGTTCTCGATGCTCGCGTTGGCGATCCCGATGATGCTGCTCTTCTTCATCGCCGAGCTGATCTGCAAGGCCAACGACAAGCGCCGCGCCAAGCGGCTCGGGACGGACCTGGTCGCCGCATGA
- a CDS encoding helix-turn-helix transcriptional regulator, producing the protein MTSSSQVPRLLALVPYLQAHPDADLKATAAVFHVTPRQLVADLNVLWYCGLPGGMPGDLIEVDMDALDEGRIRLTNADFLDRPLRLTVEEAMSLIVALGALEEMADAGLAPAVRSARAKLEAVFGAGDRVGVSVQAGEEGVRGALADALGRGVAARLTYHGAARGETTTPTVEPAGLATRDGYGYLTAWSRERGAWRTYRLDRISAVEPLADPVGDHGEPPPLASGWLDARPDAAEVTLDVRPEGRWIVEYHPTLEVTDLPGGLTRVRLLVADPAWFRRLLLRLGPAVAAVEPTHAAASAIEAAREALSRDG; encoded by the coding sequence ATGACCTCCAGCAGCCAGGTGCCGCGGTTGCTCGCCCTGGTGCCCTACCTGCAGGCGCACCCGGACGCCGACCTGAAGGCCACCGCCGCCGTCTTCCACGTGACGCCGCGGCAACTCGTCGCCGACCTCAACGTGCTCTGGTACTGCGGGCTGCCCGGCGGCATGCCCGGCGACCTCATCGAGGTCGACATGGACGCCCTCGACGAGGGGCGGATCCGGCTGACCAACGCCGACTTCCTGGACCGGCCGCTGCGGCTGACGGTCGAGGAGGCGATGAGCCTCATCGTGGCCCTGGGCGCGCTGGAGGAGATGGCCGATGCGGGCCTGGCCCCGGCGGTGCGTTCCGCGCGCGCCAAGCTCGAGGCCGTGTTCGGCGCGGGGGACCGCGTCGGGGTGAGCGTGCAGGCCGGCGAGGAGGGCGTCCGCGGGGCGCTGGCGGACGCGCTGGGCCGGGGCGTCGCCGCCCGCCTGACCTACCACGGCGCCGCCCGCGGCGAGACGACGACGCCCACCGTCGAGCCCGCGGGTCTGGCCACGCGGGACGGCTACGGCTACCTGACCGCCTGGTCGCGCGAGCGCGGCGCCTGGCGCACCTACCGGCTCGACCGGATCTCCGCGGTCGAGCCGCTCGCCGACCCGGTCGGGGACCACGGCGAGCCGCCGCCGTTGGCGTCCGGCTGGCTGGACGCGCGGCCCGACGCCGCCGAGGTGACCCTCGACGTGCGCCCCGAGGGGCGCTGGATCGTGGAGTACCACCCGACGCTCGAGGTCACCGACCTGCCGGGCGGGCTCACCCGCGTCCGGCTGCTGGTGGCCGACCCGGCCTGGTTCCGCCGCCTGCTGCTGCGGCTCGGCCCCGCGGTCGCCGCCGTCGAGCCGACGCACGCCGCGGCGTCCGCGATCGAGGCGGCGCGGGAAGCGCTGTCCAGGGACGGCTGA
- a CDS encoding DivIVA domain-containing protein — protein sequence MSQQQEPHGLDLFDDNASAVRGFPNAMLGYDKKAVDDYIRDLERQVTVAKHQLREVQRELTAANLRVDDTDFSKLGAHTANLLKVAEAQASDLIERAQSRASAMLEEARNEAERTRNDAAATAEDARQEGIASLRVLRSDLERQTTQELEAARVEAGGLRDAADRHREAVLADASHQAEALLADARREVERLLAQAQHEAATVRAASAQEREEALTALQTEHNELTERLRTTSGDATRRSEELQDALRQASEDLRGRQQAAYAEAEDIKAAAITEAAGILSQAKTDAESRLATADTELVARNERLKREHRHLRQRKQALLTQLAQLSSLATETAEEFPEDEATGAIPTLLADLAPEPTLEPVVLGEGVDAGTDADASLEVDAEAETDEVVLPDTPDADPQAALPEGSDEAEDHREEQSGS from the coding sequence GTGAGCCAGCAGCAAGAGCCGCACGGCCTTGATTTGTTCGACGACAACGCGAGCGCGGTGCGGGGCTTCCCCAACGCGATGCTCGGCTACGACAAGAAGGCGGTCGACGACTACATCCGCGACCTCGAACGCCAGGTCACCGTCGCCAAGCACCAGCTCCGCGAGGTGCAGCGCGAACTGACCGCCGCGAACCTGCGGGTCGACGACACCGACTTCAGCAAGCTGGGCGCGCACACCGCCAACCTGCTCAAGGTGGCCGAGGCGCAGGCGTCCGACCTCATCGAGCGCGCCCAGTCGCGCGCGTCGGCGATGCTGGAGGAGGCCCGCAACGAGGCCGAGCGCACCCGCAACGACGCCGCCGCCACCGCCGAGGACGCCCGCCAGGAGGGCATCGCGTCGCTGCGCGTCCTGCGTTCCGATCTCGAGCGGCAGACCACCCAGGAGCTCGAGGCGGCCCGCGTCGAGGCCGGCGGGCTGCGCGACGCCGCCGACCGGCACCGCGAGGCGGTGCTGGCCGACGCCTCCCACCAGGCCGAGGCGCTGCTGGCCGACGCCCGCCGCGAGGTCGAGCGGCTCCTGGCGCAGGCCCAGCACGAGGCCGCCACCGTCCGCGCCGCATCCGCCCAGGAGCGGGAGGAGGCGCTGACCGCGCTGCAGACCGAGCACAACGAGCTGACCGAGCGGCTGCGGACGACCTCGGGCGACGCCACCCGGCGCTCCGAGGAACTGCAGGACGCGCTGCGCCAGGCGTCGGAGGACCTGCGCGGCCGCCAGCAGGCGGCCTACGCCGAGGCCGAGGACATCAAGGCCGCCGCCATCACGGAGGCCGCCGGGATCCTGTCCCAGGCCAAGACGGACGCCGAGTCGCGCCTGGCCACCGCCGACACCGAGCTGGTGGCCCGCAACGAGCGCCTCAAGCGGGAGCACCGCCACCTGCGCCAGCGCAAGCAGGCGCTGCTCACCCAGCTCGCGCAGCTGTCGAGCCTCGCGACCGAGACCGCCGAGGAGTTCCCCGAGGACGAGGCCACGGGCGCCATCCCGACCCTGCTCGCGGACCTGGCCCCCGAGCCCACCCTCGAGCCCGTCGTCCTCGGCGAGGGTGTCGATGCCGGGACGGACGCGGATGCGTCCCTGGAGGTGGACGCCGAGGCGGAGACCGACGAGGTCGTCCTGCCCGACACCCCGGACGCCGACCCGCAGGCCGCGCTCCCCGAGGGGTCGGACGAGGCCGAGGACCACCGCGAGGAGCAGTCCGGCTCGTGA
- a CDS encoding Sec-independent protein translocase subunit TatA/TatB — protein MPFNMQGWEWVILIVLALLIFGGTRLAGAGKNAGRALREFKDETRQIKADDEKAKREKAERDALSQGTPNAPVVDEVVEAEVVEQPEKRDQA, from the coding sequence ATGCCGTTCAACATGCAGGGCTGGGAATGGGTCATCCTGATCGTCCTCGCGCTCCTGATCTTCGGCGGTACCCGCCTGGCCGGCGCCGGCAAGAACGCCGGACGTGCGCTGCGCGAGTTCAAGGACGAGACGCGTCAGATCAAGGCCGACGACGAGAAGGCCAAGCGCGAGAAGGCCGAGCGCGACGCCCTCTCCCAGGGCACGCCGAACGCCCCGGTGGTCGACGAGGTCGTCGAGGCCGAGGTCGTCGAGCAGCCCGAGAAGCGCGACCAGGCCTGA
- a CDS encoding PH domain-containing protein produces the protein MVSLSRFLRPEASRRLLVDEGEFIVDEVSKHWVCYVVPTLIVLAGTASLFAMPALGPGWWVGLLAGLALACVGFYRIHAQFMDRFLITNMRVFRVHGIVDQHMATMPIARILDISVRQTFLGQLLGYGHFVFESAAQDQGLKQINFVPRIEERDLTIQRVIQRAGLRARMEAPADWDGV, from the coding sequence GTGGTCTCGCTGTCACGCTTCCTCCGCCCCGAGGCGTCACGGCGACTACTGGTCGACGAGGGTGAGTTCATCGTCGACGAGGTGAGCAAACACTGGGTCTGCTACGTCGTCCCCACGCTGATCGTGCTGGCCGGGACGGCGAGTCTGTTCGCCATGCCCGCGCTCGGGCCCGGCTGGTGGGTGGGGCTGCTCGCGGGGCTGGCGCTGGCGTGCGTGGGTTTCTACCGGATCCACGCGCAGTTCATGGACCGGTTCCTCATCACCAACATGCGCGTGTTCCGCGTCCACGGCATCGTCGACCAGCACATGGCGACCATGCCGATCGCGCGCATCCTCGACATCTCGGTGCGGCAGACCTTCCTGGGCCAGTTGCTCGGCTACGGCCACTTCGTGTTCGAGTCGGCGGCGCAGGACCAGGGGCTGAAGCAGATCAACTTCGTGCCGCGGATCGAGGAGCGCGACCTCACGATCCAGCGCGTCATCCAGCGCGCCGGCCTGCGCGCCCGCATGGAGGCCCCGGCCGACTGGGACGGCGTCTAG
- the mce gene encoding methylmalonyl-CoA epimerase, with the protein MDNTDLFVCIDHVGLAVPNLDEAIEFHTNVLGWRVLHRETNEEQGVEEAMIGTGDQLAENAQIQLLAPLNESSTIAKFIDRNGPGMQQLAYRVADLDAVSATLKERGVRLLFPEPKRGTNDSRINFCHPKDTGGVLLELVEPNPNAAH; encoded by the coding sequence ATGGACAACACCGATCTCTTCGTCTGCATCGACCACGTCGGTCTCGCCGTCCCGAACCTGGACGAGGCCATCGAGTTCCACACCAACGTGCTCGGCTGGCGCGTGCTCCACCGCGAGACCAACGAGGAGCAGGGCGTCGAGGAGGCCATGATCGGCACCGGCGACCAGCTCGCCGAGAACGCCCAGATCCAGTTGCTGGCCCCGCTGAACGAGAGCTCCACGATCGCGAAGTTCATCGACCGCAACGGCCCCGGCATGCAGCAGCTCGCCTACCGCGTCGCCGACCTGGACGCCGTGAGCGCCACCCTGAAGGAGCGCGGCGTGCGCCTCCTGTTCCCCGAGCCCAAGCGCGGCACCAACGACAGCCGCATCAACTTCTGCCACCCCAAGGACACCGGCGGCGTCCTGCTCGAGCTCGTCGAGCCGAACCCGAACGCGGCCCACTGA
- the gluQRS gene encoding tRNA glutamyl-Q(34) synthetase GluQRS, which translates to MAGRFAPSPTSDLHVGNLRTALAALLMARSTGLDFLIRVEDLDVDRVRAADGTAERQLADLAALGIGSDAPVVRQSERLDRYAGALERLPVYECYCTRREIAEAASAPHADGYRPYPGTCRHLGAAERAARRAERPPALRVDAGAATVTVRDRWAGEVTGEIDDFVVRRNDGAYAYNLAVVVDDLAQGVTQVVRGEDLLSSSPRQAWLARRLGAAEPEYAHVGLVVNDCGQRLAKRDGAVTLADLAAQGWDAGRVLSELGASLGLNEPGEPVTAEDLASRFDPERRPGLWIWEEPAG; encoded by the coding sequence ATGGCGGGACGGTTCGCGCCCAGCCCGACCTCCGACCTGCACGTGGGCAACCTGCGCACCGCGCTGGCCGCGCTGCTGATGGCCCGGTCGACCGGCCTGGACTTCCTGATCCGGGTCGAGGACCTCGACGTGGATCGGGTCCGCGCCGCCGACGGCACCGCCGAGCGACAGTTGGCCGACCTCGCCGCGCTCGGCATCGGCTCGGACGCACCGGTGGTGCGCCAGTCCGAGCGGCTCGACCGCTACGCCGGCGCCCTGGAGCGCCTGCCGGTGTACGAGTGCTACTGCACCCGCCGGGAGATCGCCGAGGCGGCCTCCGCCCCGCACGCCGACGGCTACCGGCCCTACCCGGGCACGTGCCGCCACCTCGGCGCCGCCGAGCGGGCCGCCCGCCGCGCCGAGCGTCCGCCCGCGCTCCGCGTCGACGCGGGTGCGGCGACCGTCACCGTCCGCGACCGCTGGGCCGGCGAGGTGACCGGCGAGATCGACGACTTCGTGGTCCGCCGCAACGACGGCGCCTACGCCTACAACCTGGCCGTCGTCGTCGACGACCTGGCCCAGGGCGTCACGCAGGTGGTCCGGGGCGAGGACCTGCTGTCCAGTTCGCCGCGACAGGCGTGGCTGGCGCGGCGCCTGGGGGCCGCCGAACCCGAGTACGCCCACGTGGGCCTGGTCGTGAACGACTGCGGCCAGCGGCTGGCCAAGCGGGACGGCGCGGTGACGCTGGCCGACCTGGCGGCCCAGGGTTGGGACGCCGGCCGGGTCCTGTCGGAGCTGGGGGCCTCGCTGGGCCTGAACGAGCCCGGGGAGCCGGTGACCGCCGAGGACCTGGCGTCCCGGTTCGACCCGGAGCGGCGCCCGGGCCTGTGGATCTGGGAGGAGCCCGCGGGCTAG
- a CDS encoding helix-turn-helix transcriptional regulator: MSARKSERIMNLTICLLLARRFVEREQIRELVEGYHGLSDTAFERTFERDKEELRTLGVPVETGSNSVLFPDDVGYRIRRRDFELPEIDFAAAELAALGVASTVWDDARLQDEAVKALAKLRAAGLDPDGARVAGFAPSVAAREPGFEALWDATLSGRPVGFGYRGVDRVVEPWRLLSRHGAWYLIGYDRTRGAGRSFKVSRLEGPPRPAPGTVRQPASGEVERHLASLAARRDKVATLAVRDGAAHELVRFAEPAEAPAPAGFSAWRIRTSSDAGEIASHGSDVIVLDPPELIDAVRAHLEAVAAWA, translated from the coding sequence GTGTCCGCGCGCAAGTCCGAGAGGATCATGAACCTCACCATCTGCCTGCTGCTGGCGCGCCGTTTCGTCGAGCGCGAGCAGATCAGGGAACTCGTCGAGGGCTACCACGGGCTGTCGGACACCGCGTTCGAGCGGACGTTCGAGCGCGACAAGGAGGAACTGCGCACCCTCGGCGTCCCGGTGGAGACCGGCTCCAACTCGGTGCTGTTCCCCGACGACGTCGGCTACCGGATCCGGCGCCGGGACTTCGAACTGCCCGAGATCGACTTCGCGGCCGCCGAGTTGGCCGCGCTGGGCGTGGCCTCCACGGTGTGGGACGACGCCCGCCTGCAGGACGAGGCGGTCAAGGCGCTGGCCAAGCTGCGCGCCGCCGGACTGGACCCCGACGGCGCGCGGGTCGCCGGATTCGCCCCCTCGGTCGCCGCCCGCGAGCCGGGCTTCGAGGCGCTGTGGGACGCCACGCTGAGCGGGCGGCCCGTCGGGTTCGGCTACCGGGGCGTGGACCGGGTCGTGGAGCCCTGGCGGCTGCTGAGCCGGCACGGCGCCTGGTACCTCATCGGCTACGACCGCACCCGCGGCGCCGGTCGCTCGTTCAAGGTGTCCCGGCTGGAGGGCCCGCCCCGGCCGGCGCCCGGCACCGTCCGGCAGCCCGCCTCCGGCGAGGTGGAGCGGCACCTGGCCTCGCTGGCCGCGCGCCGCGACAAGGTCGCCACGCTGGCCGTCCGCGACGGCGCCGCGCACGAGCTGGTCCGGTTCGCCGAGCCGGCCGAGGCACCGGCGCCCGCCGGTTTCAGCGCCTGGCGCATCCGGACGTCCTCGGACGCCGGCGAGATCGCGTCCCACGGCTCCGACGTGATCGTGCTGGATCCGCCCGAACTGATCGACGCGGTCCGCGCCCACCTGGAGGCGGTGGCGGCGTGGGCATGA
- a CDS encoding diacylglycerol/lipid kinase family protein — protein MRRVALVVNPEAGHGSGRLLTPRIESSLRDAGVEPATTLAESAEHAAAACVEAIASGADGLAVVGGDGMAHIGLNAAAGTGVALGVVPAGTGNDFARGLGIRNWRDGLAAIARGRTGTVDLTEVTGELYEGQRRYVGCVVSTGFDERVNFRANNAGLDLGTLSYLGALLAELRSFRPLRYRLVVDGVERELDAMLIAVANVGIFGGGIRIAPGYDLTDGLLDVTIVHPVSRLRLLTLFPRLRGKNFVQHPCLEYLTASEVIVDGPGLHGMADGEPLGRPPLTCTAAPGALTIFTPGGRGD, from the coding sequence ATGAGGCGCGTGGCCCTCGTGGTCAACCCCGAAGCGGGGCACGGCAGCGGCCGGCTGCTCACGCCCAGGATCGAGTCGAGCCTGCGGGACGCGGGCGTCGAGCCCGCCACGACCCTCGCCGAGTCCGCCGAGCACGCGGCCGCCGCCTGCGTCGAGGCGATCGCGTCCGGCGCGGACGGCCTGGCCGTGGTGGGCGGGGACGGCATGGCGCACATCGGTCTGAACGCCGCCGCCGGCACGGGGGTCGCCCTCGGCGTCGTGCCCGCCGGCACCGGCAACGACTTCGCCCGCGGCCTCGGCATCCGGAACTGGCGCGACGGGCTGGCGGCCATCGCCCGCGGGCGCACCGGGACGGTCGACCTCACCGAGGTGACCGGGGAGTTGTACGAGGGGCAACGCCGCTACGTCGGCTGCGTGGTCTCCACCGGCTTCGACGAGCGGGTGAACTTCCGCGCCAACAACGCCGGCCTGGACCTGGGGACCCTATCGTATCTGGGCGCCCTGCTGGCCGAACTGCGCTCGTTCCGGCCGCTGCGCTACCGGCTGGTCGTCGACGGCGTCGAGCGCGAACTGGACGCCATGCTGATCGCGGTCGCCAACGTGGGCATCTTCGGGGGCGGCATCAGGATCGCTCCGGGCTACGACCTCACCGACGGGCTGCTGGACGTCACCATCGTGCACCCGGTGTCCCGGCTGCGCCTACTGACGCTGTTCCCGCGGCTGCGCGGCAAGAACTTCGTCCAGCACCCCTGCCTGGAGTACCTGACGGCGTCCGAGGTGATCGTCGACGGCCCCGGCCTGCACGGCATGGCCGACGGCGAGCCCCTGGGACGGCCGCCGCTCACCTGCACCGCGGCGCCCGGAGCGCTGACCATCTTCACCCCCGGAGGACGCGGTGACTGA
- a CDS encoding AI-2E family transporter, with product MIVALTLVVVLALGAWAVLPLLIEQVNGLVSSLPSYLQGLKENPVVAELDEQFEIITRITQVLSSGAWFDGLFGGILGAGVAIANILFSMFITLVLTLWFLAFLPGIKNTIYQMAPASRRPRVKYLAGEVFRRIGGYMSGLFIVVALASGSAFIFLNIIGLGQYSLALAVVVAGFAFIPLVGPTISMLIVALIAFSIKDLTAAIITIAFFLIYQQVDAYLIQPRIFQRSVNVPGPLIVLAALSGGILFGIPGALIAIPTVASALLIYQEVLVPALDRA from the coding sequence GTGATCGTCGCGCTCACGCTGGTGGTGGTCCTGGCACTGGGCGCCTGGGCGGTGCTCCCGCTGCTGATCGAGCAGGTGAACGGGCTGGTGTCCAGCCTGCCGAGCTACCTCCAGGGGCTCAAGGAGAACCCCGTGGTCGCCGAGCTCGACGAGCAGTTCGAGATCATCACCCGGATCACGCAGGTCCTCAGCTCCGGGGCCTGGTTCGACGGGCTCTTCGGCGGCATCCTCGGCGCCGGCGTCGCGATCGCGAACATCCTGTTCAGCATGTTCATCACGCTGGTCCTGACGCTGTGGTTCCTCGCCTTCCTGCCCGGCATCAAGAACACCATCTACCAGATGGCTCCCGCCTCGCGCCGCCCGCGCGTGAAGTACCTCGCCGGCGAGGTCTTCCGCCGGATCGGCGGCTACATGTCGGGGCTGTTCATCGTGGTGGCGCTCGCCTCGGGCTCGGCGTTCATCTTCCTCAACATCATCGGGCTGGGCCAGTACTCGCTCGCGCTGGCCGTCGTCGTGGCGGGCTTCGCGTTCATCCCGCTGGTCGGGCCCACGATCTCGATGCTGATCGTCGCCCTCATCGCGTTCTCGATCAAGGACCTGACCGCGGCGATCATCACGATCGCGTTCTTCCTCATCTACCAGCAGGTGGACGCCTACCTCATCCAGCCGCGCATCTTCCAGCGCTCGGTCAACGTGCCCGGCCCGCTGATCGTCCTGGCGGCGCTGTCGGGCGGCATCCTGTTCGGCATCCCCGGCGCGCTGATCGCGATCCCCACCGTCGCCTCGGCGCTCCTGATCTACCAGGAGGTCCTGGTGCCGGCGCTGGACCGCGCCTGA
- the nucS gene encoding endonuclease NucS: MIARCQVDYAGRLSAHLPMATRLILLKADGSISIHADDRAYKPLNWMNPPCTLVMRDADPDADGEADLAQVWEVANKDGDKLVISVAEVVHDSSHELGVDPGLVKDGVEAHLQALLAENPATFGDGWALVRREYMTAIGPVDILFRDADGAHVAVEVKRRGEIDGVEQLTRYLDLLNADPRLRPVAGVFAAQQIKPQAKVLAAARGIRCVTVDYDALRGIDNAEDRLF; encoded by the coding sequence ATGATTGCCCGCTGCCAGGTCGACTACGCCGGACGACTGTCCGCCCACCTGCCGATGGCGACCCGACTGATCCTGCTCAAGGCCGACGGCTCGATCTCGATCCACGCCGACGACCGGGCCTACAAGCCGCTGAACTGGATGAACCCGCCCTGCACCCTCGTGATGCGGGACGCCGACCCGGACGCCGACGGCGAGGCCGACCTGGCCCAGGTCTGGGAGGTCGCCAACAAGGACGGCGACAAGCTCGTGATCTCGGTGGCCGAGGTGGTGCACGACTCCAGCCACGAGCTCGGCGTCGACCCGGGCCTGGTCAAGGACGGGGTGGAGGCGCACCTGCAGGCGCTGCTGGCCGAAAACCCCGCCACGTTCGGGGACGGCTGGGCGCTGGTGCGGCGCGAGTACATGACCGCGATCGGGCCGGTGGACATCCTGTTCCGGGACGCCGACGGCGCCCACGTGGCCGTCGAGGTGAAGCGCCGCGGCGAGATCGACGGCGTCGAGCAGCTGACCCGCTACCTGGACCTGCTGAACGCCGACCCGCGGCTGCGTCCGGTCGCCGGGGTGTTCGCCGCGCAGCAGATCAAGCCGCAGGCCAAGGTGCTGGCGGCGGCCCGCGGGATCCGGTGCGTGACGGTCGACTACGACGCGCTGCGCGGCATCGACAACGCCGAGGACCGGCTGTTCTGA